Proteins from a single region of Hermetia illucens chromosome 3, iHerIll2.2.curated.20191125, whole genome shotgun sequence:
- the LOC119652669 gene encoding nuclear pore complex protein Nup133: MDRTLQSQVFGGSARSPYTPRTRQSSASSVVSGRRSLHSVGGLKKSSASGRFSLSGRSNQSVQIVARSEYNVVECYGQPLPVLVNEALTFSERNTSVSINCNENGWAWAVYGRRLLVWQYRDLKFDPAKSFEMMRTPQRRTTTAQCRELTLPHCDIGHKASLITVFMPDGQQMASCLAVSPTGDVRYWPSIAHDGSSIDSTGILEGQEFDYLLNIPPVGYVLVTTTCSLVLLQLQLQNGRHTIQHKTIKPPSGFFGGIGKKFASIIIGMNNSQDKENKFVKVAGIENDDDEWTVTVLADRWLQQWKFSDNGSEQFLFEDHEIIRRIREEFHKKFWSGRETTDIEILLLDIQAVETNIFVLAGALNNNHAPQIHYAIVSLNPENDSFKINTFNPLKLTLYYSPETENDCLKMRFITNRGIAYLYNERSIFPTNLSNCGSNEIEVEKIEFQSQGDRIMNAAVCSNLPLFFSRNHGLVCVSPSDFDPGDFLNNSSFSPDVFTPPLTENQTVFSPNVPTSSGNLIMYELDPDEIYNANKDVISQVKAAFIYNLKRNNETCNSILRELFPPDGTMDDVDSLLDKTIASIAQDLADDIPAADPRWEQDEMHFRHSLGSSSSLQIAQQLKEKNLAMNHFVEFLHSTGLWARLGAVTSGGIIKSTCHTLADINEKIIAAISLKGIQNNYSKLVDEAIQNVLILRNEQPTGSLVHQDVFYVRVTRIQEIFRALVDIADKCIESQYPTSQISSRICDVNSIILSMLIEILNFRDKKSELYALPEDKTDSFEYMPWTTTSGKNGLRDTLLHLIDITLKHGARITGEPELRQKLYVQMMDLIDFVLDGRRRYLDSIKGNAKYAVCKQQYESQRSDLIYPLVDDGQLELAAKLAEKYLDFNTLVLICDQTENQERLDSYIERYKEYDFASFAINWHMRHDHKGDLFERFKGSGVALSRFLGDHPSLAWIQHIFNGELDRAGYILFNLGQNEVELVARKKTILSLAKLAALAAESETSSLIAEINTELMLIDYQDQLPESVLTSFGYDTDNPKVLKAEEIINLFISEENETANEFDFRKALELIYYVDDPDDARHKIWCAAILRDSWTSYNMNSPLECMQNMLFFKLIDVCYLMDGDLEKFLPPMEEFLTTSELSELSGNKSFQYLLKLGYEHISESYRKKDM; encoded by the exons ATGGATCGAACACTTCAAAGTCAGGTTTTTGGTGGATCGGCAAGGAGCCCTTACACCCCGCGCACCAGGCAAAGTTCAGCGAGCTCCGTCGTTTCCGGCAGAAGGTCCTTACACAGTGTTGGCGGTTTGAAAAAAAGCTCAGCATCAGG cCGTTTCAGTCTTTCAGGACGCTCGAATCAGTCCGTACAAATCGTCGCAAGGTCTGAATATAACGTGGTCGAGTGTTATGGTCAGCCTTTGCCTGTTCTGGTCAACGAGGCGCTGACTTTTTCGGAGCGAAATACATCTGTCTCGATCAACTGTAACGAGAATGGGTGGGCTTGG gcTGTGTACGGAAGACGTCTTCTCGTTTGGCAGTACCGTGACTTGAAATTTGACCCAGCCAAAAGTTTCGAGATGATGCGGACCCCGCAAAGACGAACAACGACAGCGCAATGCCGAGAGTTAACATTGCCCCATTGCGATATAGGTCACAAAGCCTCTTTGATTACAGTTTTCATGCCTGATGGCCAACAGATGGCTTCGTGTCTTGCCGTTTCACCAACTGGTGATGTTCGATATTGGCCCTCGATTGCTCACGATGGTTCCTCTATAGACTCGACGGGCATTTTAGAAGGACAAGAATTTGATTACCTGTTGAACATACCCCCAGTTGGTTACGTTCTTGTGACTACAACCTGCAGCTTAGTTCTGCTCCAGCTGCAACTGCAAAATGGGCGACATACGATCCAGCACAAGACTATAAAGCCGCCGTCTGGATTTTTCGGAGGAATTGGGAAGAAATTCGCATCAATTATCATTGGAATGAATAATTCacaggataaggaaaat AAATTCGTGAAAGTTGCTGGAATTGAAAACGACGATGACGAGTGGACTGTTACTGTTTTGGCTGATAGATGGTTGCAACAGTGGAAATTCTCAGATAACGGCTCTGAACAGTTCCTGTTTGAAGACCATGAAATTATTCGCCGAATTCGAGAGGAATTTCATAAGAAGTTTTGGAGTGGACGAG agACCACCGATATTGAAATTCTACTTTTGGATATACAAGCCGTAGAAACAAACATTTTCGTTTTAGCTGGTGCTTTGAACAATAATCATGCGCCACAGATTCATTATGCAATTG TATCTCTAAACCCCGAAAATgattcattcaaaataaataccTTCAATCCACTCAAACTTACGTTGTATTATAGCCCAGAAACGGAAAATGACTGCTTAAAAATGAGATTCATAACGAACCGTGGTATTGCATATTTGTACAATGAACGGTCGATCTTTCCGACGAATTTGTCCAATTGCGGGTCAAATGAAATTGAAGTGGAAAAAATTGAGTTTCAGTCACAAGGCGATAGGATCATGAACGCTGCCGTTTGTTCGAACCTTCCATTATTTTTCAGTCGAAACCATGGGTTAGTTTGTGTATCACCCAGTGATTTTGATCCAGGAGACTTTTTGAACAATTCATCATTTTCCCCGGATGTTTTCACCCCGCCACTAACTGAAAATCAAACGGTATTCTCACCGAATGTCCCCACTAGCTCAGGGAATTTGATAATGTACGAATTGGATCCGGATGAGATTTATAATGCGAACAAAGATGTAATTAGCCAAGTGAAGGCagcatttatttataatttgaaaCGAAATAATGAGACTTGCAACTCGATACTAAGGGAGCTGTTTCCCCCAGATGGTACAATGGACGATGTTGATTCGCTGTTAGATAA AACTATTGCATCAATCGCACAAGATTTAGCTGATGACATTCCGGCAGCTGATCCGCGTTGGGAACAAGATGAAATGCATTTCAGACATTCCTTAGGAAGTTCTTCATCTTTGCAGATTGCTCAACAATTAAAGGAGAAGAATCTCGCTATGAatcattttgttgaatttttacaTTCAACAGGACTATGGGCAAGG CTCGGAGCAGTCACATCTGGAGGAATAATAAAGTCCACATGTCATACACTCGCTGATATCAATGAAAAAATCATAGCTGCAATCTCGTTGAAGGGGATTCAAAATAA TTACTCGAAACTTGTTGATGAAGCAATTCAAAACGTATTAATACTGAGAAATGAACAGCCCACCGGCAGTTTAGTTCATCAGGATGTCTTCTATGTAAGAGTGACCCGTATTCAAGAAATCTTTCGTGCTCTTGTTGACATTGCTGATAAATGCATTGAAAGCCAATATCCAACATCCCAAATATCGTCTCGAATTTGTGATGTAAATTCAATAATACTG TCGATGCTAATCGAGATTTTGAATTTTCGCGATAAAAAATCGGAGTTATATGCCCTGCCAGAGGACAAGACCGACTCGTTTGAGTATATGCCGTGGACAACAACTTCAGGAAAGAACGGACTCAGGGACACGCTTCTGCATTTAATTGATATTACTTTAAAACATGGAGCTAGAATCACCGGGGAGCCAGAGCTACGGCAGAAATTGTATGTGCAAATGATGGATTTGATTGATTTCGTGTTGGATGGACGACGGCGCTATTTAGATAGTATAAAGGGGAATGCCAAGTATGCAGTATGCAAGCAGCAATATGAATCGCAGCGAAGCGACTTGATTTACCCATTAG TCGATGATGGACAACTTGAATTGGCTGCTAAATTGGCTGAAAAGTATCTTGATTTCAACACTTTAGTTTTAATATGCGACCAAACCGAAAATCAAGAAAGATTAGACAGTTACATCGAGCGTTATAAGGAATACGATTTTGCGTCTTTTGCTATCAATTGGCATATGCGTCATGATCACAAAGGTGACTTGTTTGAAAGATTTAAAGGTAGTGGAGTTGCGCTATCCCGATTTCTCGGGGACCATCCATCTTTAGCATGGATTCAACATATTTTCAACGGTGAGTTGGATAGGGCTGGATATATACTATTCAACTTGGGACAAAATGAAGTCGAATTGGTTGCACGAAAAAAG actatattatcattagCTAAGTTGGCAGCATTAGCTGCGGAAAGTGAAACATCAAGTTTGATAGCCGAAATAAATACAGAATTGATGCTCATAGATTATCAGGACCAACTGCCCGAAAGCGTTCTTACATCATTTGGATATGATACGGACAACCCTAAAGTTTTGAAAGCAGAGGAGATAATAAAC CTGTTCATTTCCGAAGAGAACGAAACTGCCAACGAATTTGACTTCCGCAAAGCCCTGGAACTTATTTATTACGTTGACGATCCAGATGATGCCCGGCACAAGATTTGGTGTGCAGCTATTTTGCGGGATTCGTGGACATCGTATAACATGAATTCACCTCTGGAATGCATGCAAAATATGTTATTCTTTAAACTAATTGATGTGTGTTATTTAATGG ATGGAGACCTGGAAAAATTTTTGCCACCCATGGAAGAATTTCTTACTACATCAGAGTTAAGTGAATTGTCCGGAAATAAATCATTCCAGTATCTGTTGAAGCTGGGTTATGAACATATATCGGAGTCATATCGTAAGAAAGACATGTAA